A genomic window from Natrinema sp. HArc-T2 includes:
- the trmB gene encoding HTH-type sugar sensing transcriptional regulator TrmB, translated as MAPDELRSTVERVGDRFNLGEYEIDAYLTVLEQGQLTASEIADRTEIPQPRVYDTVRSLSDRGLVELRESRPMKVVAIDPAEAFDDVQTSFEQMITDLEARYTAPARDTEAVSLVKSRSTILRYLEEVIDDAEFELALSLTPDLLTRFEADLRDAIEAGVSVDLIVTPASEAPDPDAFDYGAIASTARARRGITTPVVAVADGNYSVYATQDALRDDQDRYGVIFNRSALGFLVSSFFGTVLWTTADRTLGEDDTARSYPRKYASIRRCVKDLLDEGGEFYATIDGRDVEVGGQRIVRGQVRDIGFEVSEEVASLTIETEDGEEVSVGGRVAALEDVEAHEIHIGRNEPPALEDA; from the coding sequence ATGGCACCAGACGAACTTCGCTCGACGGTCGAACGCGTTGGCGACCGGTTTAATCTCGGCGAGTACGAGATCGACGCCTATCTCACCGTCCTAGAGCAGGGCCAGCTCACCGCGAGCGAGATCGCCGACCGAACGGAGATTCCCCAGCCCCGGGTGTACGACACCGTCCGCAGCCTGAGCGACCGCGGCCTGGTCGAACTGCGCGAGTCCCGCCCCATGAAGGTCGTCGCGATCGACCCTGCGGAGGCCTTCGATGACGTCCAGACCTCCTTCGAGCAGATGATCACCGACCTCGAGGCCCGCTACACCGCACCGGCCAGAGACACGGAGGCCGTCTCGCTGGTCAAATCGCGGTCGACGATCCTGCGCTATCTCGAGGAGGTCATCGACGACGCGGAGTTCGAGCTCGCACTCTCGCTGACGCCGGATCTGCTGACCAGATTCGAGGCGGACCTGCGCGATGCGATCGAGGCGGGCGTGAGCGTCGACCTGATCGTGACGCCGGCCAGTGAGGCCCCCGACCCGGACGCGTTCGACTACGGCGCGATCGCCTCGACCGCACGCGCCCGGCGCGGGATCACGACGCCGGTCGTCGCCGTCGCCGACGGCAACTACTCGGTCTACGCGACACAGGACGCCCTGCGAGACGATCAGGACCGCTACGGCGTCATCTTCAACCGGTCTGCGCTTGGCTTCCTCGTCTCGAGTTTCTTCGGAACCGTCCTCTGGACGACCGCCGATCGAACGCTCGGTGAGGACGACACCGCCCGCTCCTACCCGCGCAAATACGCATCGATCCGCCGGTGCGTGAAGGATCTGCTCGACGAGGGTGGCGAGTTCTACGCGACCATCGACGGCCGGGACGTCGAAGTCGGCGGCCAGCGGATCGTCCGCGGACAGGTCCGCGATATCGGCTTCGAGGTCAGCGAGGAAGTCGCCAGCCTCACGATCGAAACCGAAGACGGCGAGGAAGTCTCCGTCGGCGGCCGCGTCGCTGCCCTCGAGGACGTCGAGGCCCACGAGATCCACATCGGTCGGAACGAGCCGCCAGCGCTCGAGGACGCCTGA